Proteins co-encoded in one Nitrospirota bacterium genomic window:
- a CDS encoding MerR family transcriptional regulator produces the protein MLLYGPNEVCRRVGLSARQLEYWVLIGVVTPVTERHGTKQFRRFTEQDVRVLKRVKAMTDEGFLVSRAAEKIRQGAA, from the coding sequence ATGCTGCTGTATGGCCCGAATGAGGTGTGCCGGCGGGTGGGCTTGTCGGCCCGTCAGCTGGAGTATTGGGTGCTGATCGGCGTGGTGACGCCCGTGACGGAGCGCCACGGGACCAAACAATTCCGACGGTTTACCGAGCAAGACGTGCGGGTCCTCAAACGAGTCAAGGCGATGACGGACGAGGGGTTCCTGGTCAGTCGAGCGGCCGAGAAGATCCGGCAGGGTGCCGCGTGA
- a CDS encoding chemotaxis protein CheW, which yields MKRSGGRVSKRGGASSQRTAKGKREPAPISAARVDGESRVAAAATPAAPDEGHSEILSAVLPSDAPGVGGSAAPPSEAPAPVVADSNALPQAEGAPQRAPLSAEGAPGAQSSRVEEFLGFRLDREEYCVWIRLIKEIIRPPEITPIPRSPADILGLISLRGTIVPIFNIRRRLGLPTGELGPKARIVVVMLDAGPVGLVVDHVTEVISVDPGALEPPPPTMGEQEASLVTATVRLHDRIVGVLHLERLVAIEPQASLRAAA from the coding sequence GTGAAACGATCCGGCGGGCGAGTGTCCAAGCGGGGGGGCGCATCCTCGCAACGCACGGCGAAGGGCAAGCGGGAGCCGGCGCCGATCTCAGCCGCCCGAGTCGACGGGGAGTCACGCGTCGCAGCCGCCGCCACGCCCGCGGCACCCGACGAGGGCCATTCGGAGATCCTCTCAGCCGTGCTCCCATCCGACGCGCCGGGCGTCGGCGGATCTGCGGCGCCCCCGAGCGAGGCTCCGGCGCCGGTCGTCGCGGACTCGAACGCGTTGCCGCAGGCCGAGGGTGCGCCGCAACGGGCGCCTTTGAGCGCCGAGGGGGCGCCGGGAGCGCAGAGCAGCCGAGTCGAGGAGTTCCTGGGATTTCGCCTGGACCGGGAGGAATACTGCGTCTGGATTCGGTTGATCAAGGAGATCATTCGACCACCGGAAATCACGCCGATCCCGCGCAGCCCGGCGGATATCCTGGGATTGATTTCGCTGCGCGGGACCATCGTACCCATTTTCAATATTCGTCGGCGATTGGGGCTGCCGACCGGCGAGTTGGGGCCTAAGGCGCGGATCGTCGTCGTGATGCTCGATGCGGGTCCGGTGGGCCTGGTGGTCGATCACGTGACCGAGGTGATCAGTGTCGATCCGGGTGCGCTCGAACCGCCGCCTCCCACCATGGGGGAACAAGAAGCCTCGTTGGTGACGGCGACCGTAAGGCTCCACGATCGAATTGTCGGGGTCCTACATCTTGAACGACTCGTGGCGATCGAACCCCAGGCGTCGTTGCGGGCAGCGGCTTGA
- a CDS encoding chemotaxis protein CheA, with protein MAARTKDETLREFLAESEELLDTLHRNLAAIEHAPDSIGPETLNALFRAAHTLKGMSGVMGLAAVSDLAHSLEDVMDRLRMGKLAMSRALLDLLADGVEGLERLIASASGGQAPTDTGTLVERIRRAMDAPQAAASAALPPGLDPEIVKVLTEYEHHRLQETLKAGRHLFEVRAHFRFEDFDKALSKLTAKLQSAGEVITTLPSSGVSAKDGIGFTLLVGSQRDRNAMAQLLADEAVELVLVGEQDPGPAKPAPAPEAESASTRSLSQTIRVDIAKLDGLLNMLGELVLSKSVIAQISKDLLQNGGLVGPAMELHKAAQALEHRVSGLQEGLIEVRMIPVAQLFDRSIRAIKKIARDLGKDIQVVTSGEETKLDKSMVEAIADPLLHMIRNALDHGIESKDERRAAGKPDVGTIHLSAAQKGHTVNITVADDGAGIDLANVYQTALTRQLAVPGREYSQKEILDFLFQPGFSTAETVTEISGRGVGLDVVARHLAKLNGMVEVTTQLGQGTTFVLTLPITLVIIKALIVGVGPHTYAIPISAVAESVMVEANQVVTVGQRPVIQLRDHSLALLRLSDLFGIPSTERKDSRLYIIVVGLAEKRLGLVVDTIEGQQEIVIKAVGSMLQGIPGVAGATELGNRKTILVLDVGSLIDEAVGQRTAAMPRAA; from the coding sequence GTGGCGGCGCGGACTAAAGACGAGACGCTGCGCGAGTTTCTCGCGGAATCCGAAGAGCTCCTCGACACGCTCCATCGTAACCTCGCCGCCATCGAGCACGCGCCCGACTCGATCGGCCCCGAAACGCTCAACGCGCTGTTTCGCGCGGCCCACACCCTCAAGGGGATGTCGGGCGTGATGGGCCTCGCCGCGGTGTCCGACCTCGCGCACTCCCTCGAAGACGTGATGGATCGCCTTCGCATGGGAAAGCTGGCCATGAGTCGCGCGCTGCTGGATCTGCTGGCCGACGGGGTCGAGGGGTTGGAGCGCCTGATCGCCTCCGCCTCGGGAGGACAGGCGCCGACCGACACCGGGACCCTCGTAGAACGGATCCGAAGGGCGATGGACGCGCCGCAAGCCGCGGCTTCCGCCGCTCTGCCGCCGGGACTCGACCCGGAGATCGTGAAGGTCCTCACCGAATACGAACACCACCGTCTTCAGGAAACCCTGAAAGCCGGGCGCCATCTGTTCGAGGTTCGGGCCCACTTCCGTTTTGAAGACTTTGACAAAGCGCTCTCAAAGTTGACGGCAAAGCTTCAGTCGGCCGGCGAAGTCATCACCACCCTTCCCAGCTCGGGGGTATCCGCGAAGGACGGGATCGGATTCACGCTGCTCGTGGGATCCCAGCGCGACCGGAACGCCATGGCCCAGCTGCTGGCGGATGAGGCCGTGGAGCTGGTCTTGGTCGGTGAGCAGGACCCGGGTCCCGCCAAACCGGCGCCCGCGCCGGAGGCCGAGTCGGCGTCGACCCGAAGCCTCAGCCAGACGATCCGCGTAGACATCGCCAAGTTGGACGGACTGCTGAACATGCTCGGCGAGTTGGTCTTGTCCAAGTCCGTCATCGCCCAAATTTCCAAGGACCTGCTCCAGAACGGCGGGTTGGTAGGGCCGGCCATGGAACTGCATAAGGCCGCACAGGCTTTGGAACATCGGGTTTCGGGCCTCCAGGAAGGGCTGATCGAAGTGCGGATGATTCCGGTCGCGCAACTGTTCGACCGCTCGATTCGTGCGATCAAGAAGATCGCACGCGATCTCGGTAAAGACATCCAGGTGGTCACGTCGGGTGAAGAGACCAAACTCGACAAGTCGATGGTCGAAGCCATCGCTGATCCGTTGCTGCATATGATTCGCAATGCTCTGGATCACGGGATCGAGTCAAAGGACGAGCGGCGAGCGGCGGGTAAGCCGGACGTGGGGACCATTCATCTCAGCGCGGCGCAGAAGGGTCACACCGTCAACATTACGGTCGCGGACGACGGGGCCGGGATCGATTTGGCCAACGTGTACCAAACCGCACTGACCCGGCAGCTCGCGGTTCCCGGAAGGGAATATAGTCAAAAAGAAATTCTCGATTTCTTGTTTCAGCCGGGTTTTTCCACCGCCGAGACCGTCACGGAGATATCCGGGCGCGGCGTCGGACTGGACGTCGTCGCTCGGCATCTTGCCAAGCTGAACGGGATGGTCGAGGTCACCACGCAACTCGGGCAGGGCACGACCTTCGTGCTGACCCTCCCGATCACGCTGGTGATCATCAAGGCGTTGATCGTCGGAGTCGGCCCCCACACCTACGCGATACCCATCAGTGCGGTGGCGGAAAGCGTCATGGTCGAAGCGAATCAGGTCGTCACGGTGGGGCAACGGCCGGTCATCCAACTGCGCGACCATTCCTTGGCGCTGTTGCGCCTGAGCGACCTGTTCGGGATCCCGTCCACGGAGCGTAAAGACAGCCGCCTGTACATTATCGTCGTGGGCTTGGCGGAAAAGCGCCTGGGGCTGGTGGTCGACACCATCGAAGGGCAACAAGAGATCGTCATCAAGGCCGTGGGATCCATGCTGCAAGGCATCCCCGGAGTCGCGGGCGCCACCGAGCTCGGGAACCGCAAGACCATCCTCGTCCTCGACGTCGGGTCGTTGATCGACGAGGCCGTGGGTCAACGTACCGCCGCCATGCCGCGCGCCGCGTAA